CGAAGTTGTTGAAGTTTTGAATTATGGCTTTGTGCATGGGGGTTATGGTTATGAGGGTACTGCGGCTTTGTGCCTCTTTTTTTCTCATTGAGTgcattctgtttggttgctgagaaaacgcTGGGAAAGTTTAGAAAGACGAAGAAATTCCTGAACCTGAAGTGCTTTTATGAATTCTACTATTGAATAGAGTTGTGTTTGGTTCTatggagaatgagaaatttactttaaaattacttttcccttttcttgttccctctatttttctctttaacatTGAGAGGTGCTTCAGTTCAATTTGGATTCTGCCTGTTTTCACCATAGATTATGACTCTTTGACCTTTGATTTGACCCACATTTTTCCTTTGTGATATGTGATCGATACTTGTGCGGACTCCTATGAGTTGAGTGTTTCTTTCTGAGAGTTGTGGACCAGACTGGCTGTTCTCATTTACTTAGGTTTGCGACGACATGTTGAAAAGGATAGTCTATCAGTAACTTTGGTTGCTAATTTCTTCTATTACTTCCTCCCCAAGAAACATGGACCAGGTTAAGGCATTGAATTAGTGCCCCCGagtatttttcttcttcattgtttgGGACCCAAGAAAGCTAAACCCCACCCCAAAGGGAGTTTAAAATACTTTGTATCTTTAATTGTAGTTCCCATTGTTTAAGGGCAGAAGAGGGCAACTTGAGCTCTGATATCATCATTCATCTATTCCATTTTCCCAGAACCATTTTTGGGTTCCCTTTGTGAATTCTGCATTAGATATCTGTCCATTCCTGATTATTGCTTCATATGCCAGTGTAGGTTGATGGAATTATCATATTAGACTCATAGAAGTATTAGGTGCAGGTGTTAGAATTTGTTTTTGATTGCTCAAATACTTCCTtctggtaaaaaataaaatgttttccaTTTTGAAGGTTATTTTTGTGGTGCATAATTGAATTTGTATACGAATTTGTTAGGATGGATACCTGTGTTCAAGGTTCTAATAAGATTTCTTTGCCATTTGCTTCTTCCAGGAAGAGAAAGTCTCGAAGCCGGCGAAGTGGACCTAATTCCGTGGCTGAGACTCTTGCAAGATGGAAACAATACAACGATATACTTGATTCTGTCCGCAAAGCTCCAGCAAAAGGTTCAAAGAAGGGGTGTATGAAAGGTAAAGGGGGGCCCGAGAATTCAATATGTGGTTACAGGGGTGTGAGGCAGAGGACATGGGGTAAATGGGTTGCTGAGATTCGGGAGCCAAACAGAGGGAGTAGGCTATGGTTAGGTACCTTCCCAACTGCCATTGAAGCTGCTCTTGCATATGACGAAGCCGCGAGGGCCATGTATGGTTCTTCTGCCCGCCTTAATCTTCCAAATTACACCATGTCTTTGAAGGATTCTTCTTCGGCTCCAACTACATCGGTTTCTGATTCCACCACGACAACATCCAACTACTCTGAAGTGTgtgcatatgaggattcaaagAAGCCTGTTGTACCCAGTATCAAACATGAAAGTGGCGAAGGTGAATCAGGAATAAGCGGCGGTATGCTTTCTGCAGTGGTTAAAGCTGAACCTGCCACACCAGTTAGTTTGGTAACACAGGGAGGAGGTAATGACCCTGTCAATGTAGGTGATGAACCTGTTGATGCAATGAAGCTCCAGCATGAAGAAAACGGTCGTTCTTTGGATGCCATGTACTTCAAGAATGAAGACGGGGGACAGgatttcttggaaggatttcCTATGGATGAAATGTTTGATGTGGATGAATTTTTGAGGGCCATAGACTCTGACCCCCTTGCTGTCTATGGTACAAGGCAGGAATTGGGTCATGATTCTGGGCAAGTAGGGAGCTTTGAAACTGATAATATGCAGTGGGAAAAGCCAACGGATTTATCTTACCAACTGCAAAATCCAGATGCTAAGCTTCTTGGGAGTTTGAATCATATGGAGCAAGTGCCTTCTGACTTTGATTATTGCTATGGCTTCTTGCAGCCAGGCAAGCAGTTAGATCCCTGTATAGGGTTGAATGATCAGGGGTTACTTGATTTGGAATTATCAGATATGGGGTTCTAAGAAGATTCTGATTGCTGGATATGAGATTGCCAGATTGAAGTTCTAAGGATGCCTGAATATAGAAGTCAGTATTACAGCTTGAAGATTGCAATTGATAGTACAATTAGCCAGATAACTAGAAGATGGAATAGATTTCTGTGCTTTCATACATTCGTTTCTCCTCCTGGTTTGCCTCTTTGATCTAGCACTTAAGAGACGGTGCACCAGGGGAGTGTAACTTTGAGATTTTTTCAGTTCTTTAGCTGACttttttccttgtatcatcTCTCTATTTTGGGCTGATTCTCTATAGGTTTTTTAGAGTGGGGAATTTAGCTTTGATGTGGTGGTCTTTCTAACCATTTTTAGGGCTAGTCTTAGTGTCTTAGTCATACCTTCAAAACAAACAGATTGTGTTTCCAAATAGTAAATAGTTTTCTCTTTTTTACCAGGACACAATTTTTTGCTGTTCATAGTTCGTCAGTGAAAGCATGTAACTCTCATAGTTCACTGTAATGTAAAAATGatgttccatttttgtttttctggcTTGGTGAGTTGAATACTACATCCTCTCTTTCTCTtgctcgctctctctctctctctccctctatctaacacacacacacacccctAGAAATCATCCTTTCAGCAATTTGGAGCGTGTTCCAGCACCATTCCCAGGTTGaatctctctctccctctgtCTCAATTGATGTATTAGTGTGGAGTATAAGAAGATGATCATAAGCATAGCTACCATGCTGTTGTGCCATTATGAATGATGATGTTGAGGGTGTCATGCCTTTAAAAGAACATCTTTCTCTTGGCCCATGCCTTACACGAACACCTCATGGTTCAAGCGCCTCGCCCTTAGCAGGCTCCCAAGTCCTTAGCTTTACCATTCTCCACATGCAAAGACGAAGGAATCCATTGCAAAACCTTCACCCTCGTACCTTAATTTAAACCATTGAGTCTTAGAATAAGACTTAGAAAAATAatctatataaagaaaaattatgattttatatatcttaaaaatatatcttaaagctaagatttttatatatttagactatagtttctaatttctatataaaaaaagggggaaaatacATGGCTATTTCGATGACCACATCTTGTATTTTATCAcctattaaaaattcattaaaatttagaaatcatatcttaaaattatgagtttatattaaaaatcatattttaaaactatgatttttttaatttagaaatcgCATTTTGAAAGTATAGTTtctaatttcaataaaaaataaaaaataataaaaatcgaCACGGGCTACTTCAATGACCATATcttgtattttaatttatcaccTTGAGTTTCCATCTTGGGCTAGGCACCTAAAAAAATCCATCTTGGGCTTGGGCCAACATTCCTCATTCATCCCACTTAAAAATGGACCCAAGACCCGGGTCCATGACGTGAATTATATTCATTGCTGTTTATGGAAGGTGTGTCCTTCATTCTCACCAATCTTCAGTCTTGATGTATGAGTGTTTATGGCACCAATAAAACCAGTTCTCTGTATCCTTATTAACTCTTGACTTTTTGTGAGGTAATTATGACAAGTGACTTTCCATTAATTGGGCCTCAATGAATGACACCACAAATGTTCTCCGGGAAGCGTGCATTTTAGGAAGTAGCCCAATTTATAAACTTGAAAAGCCCAAATGCCAAGCCCAGCCCATAATAAATTCAGatcttgtttttaatttttattggtaCTGCACCGAGAACATGAACTGACGAACGCAAATCCAAGcagtttgtttttaaattccCCAAACTACCCCTCGAAATCCTAGTTGAATTGTCGGGATTACCCTTGGCTCCAGTCCGGTCTCCCAACAAACTCCGTTAACTCGTGCGAAAGCGGAAAAAATGGGAGAAACGACAAGAGAAAACGAAAGCCGAGATTTTCCAGACAGTTCAATAGATTTCTCCGCCTCACTCACTCAGCTCATTCACTATCTCACTTCGGTACGCTCACTTCACACACGAGtcgttctctctctcttcttctcttcaATACGTTTCGCGAGGCCCAACTTCACCTAGAGAATCGGTTCTGCGGTGCAACAGTCCGGAATCGCACTGTCGTCGATGATCCTCTCCGGCATAGTATCAAGGACGGACAGGAGACGAGCATCGCCGGAGTCCGGTTTCACTCTAGCTGTTTTCAGGTGAATCGCTCTTGACTCTGACTTTTCAGCTGAAGCATTTGTGTTGGATTTTCCGGGAAGCGGACATCGTACGAATCGGCGACCAGCATTGCCGGAGTCCGGCTTTGCATTTGCTGTTTTCAGGTGAATCGCTCAGTACTGTGCGACCTTACGGCTAAAGtatttttcttggatttttcaggaaagttttttttttctttgcaatttttttatttgctggTGTGGTTCTGATCTTGATCAGTGCTGACGTGAGCCGTGTGTTGATTTGCCGGCTTTTTCCTTTCCCTGCCTCAATTTGGTAGCTGgttatattttctgttttagtcgatttttttttctattattggCCTTTGATCGTGCATGCATGTTTGCCTTTTCCCTGTAAAGCGATTGATTCTCCGGAAAAAGAAGTGAAAAGATGGTACGGAGTTAATTTTAGTGAGCCAGgggaataaaaaggaaatttcttTTGGTAGCCTAAAATTCTAGGctcgttttcttttctttattattatttttttttcaggaaaataagataagaaatgAATAAGTGTATGCATATAGTTTGTTTTGTTCTCGCAGTTGTCGCGTGATGTTCATATTGTTGAATAGTTTAGGTTGTGTGAGATAATTTTGGGGAACATCAAGCCTATTTTCTCGGAATTGCCTGAGGCAACAAGTTCTAATTTGAAGAATATAAATGCGAGTGTATTACAGGTATATCACTTGATACCATTTGCGGCTGTGAATATTGAGGAGATTGAGCTGACTCTCGAAACAATATGCGGAAGAGGAATTTATGTCAAAACCAGcatccatttcatgcatactgtAAGCATTAACCTGCATCTGACCTCTTTTCTCTAATTTCTCTTTGCATTGAAATTCATATGGATGGTCGGGAgtcctttcttccttttttttttttttcttttgctttagtttctgTTTCTGTTTTCTGGTTTCTCTTTTTTGGCTGATGAGATCAAAGACTgtctcaagtttttttttttttttggggggcaTTTTTAGCTGGTAGATTGTAATTCACTTTTGGCTCCACTTGATACCATTTGCGGCTGTGAATATTGTGGAGATTGAGCTGACTCACTAACAATATGCGGAAGAGGAATTTATGTCGAAACCAGCATCCATTTCATGCACATCGTAAGCATTAACCCTGCATCTGACCACCTTCTCTTCTCtgatttctctttattttgcaTTGAAATTCATATAGATGGCCAGGAGTCCTTTCTCTCCTCCCTCCACATTTTTGTAACAatggggaaaaaagaaaaataagagaggAATATATCATTTTTCCTGTGATTTTATAGTGCCCCTGCGTCTGTTGTTTTCAGAGAACAATTTATACATGtcatctttcctttttcttttttttgtggaaTTGGTATTTTCTACCATTGTTAATGATGTGACATCTGACAGCTTTTGAGGCATTTTACTTTGGGTCATGGCAAGCCATAGAACTCATGAGGATTGAGGATGGAACAGTAGCCCTACATCTGGCAGAGAGTGAATATGTAATTGAGGAGAAAAGTCCAATCCCAAACCTTCGGATAAGGCCAAGGAAAGCAACTTTGTCTGATTGTACTTGCTTTCTGAGGCCTGGCACAGAAATAACCGTGCTTTGGACCTTGCAACAGTCAGAAAGTTCAGATGAAGAAAATCGAGAGCCGGTAAGTTTCTATTTCTTTAATTGAATCTGCATGACTATAAGCTTGTAGTTCCTATGATTTGAGAAGTGGTTGAAGGCCACCTCTCCCCACCCAAAACCTCCCCAATCAAGCCTTGTTAATTAAAATTGCTTTTAGTATGCATGATATGTTGGTCTATCTTCATGCATTTGTTTTTCTGtaatcaaacaattaaaaatgatatgttGCCTGAAAGATGAAAAACTTTCCTTATAGTTCTTATAAACCAAAGGTGATCTTGTTGCTTGTAGATTGTCTGCTTTAGATATAAGTTTTTGATTGTACAAAATTTGACTTACTTTGAGAATAATAGTTGTAATTGCATTTTTAATCTTGATCACTGGTTTTTCTTTATGATATAGGTGTGGATTGATGCTAAGATAAGTTCCATTGAGAGGAGGCCTCACGAGCCCGAATGTTCATGCCAATTTTTTGTCAACTTCTACATTACCCAAGACCCCCTTGGCACAGAGAAGGGAACACTTAGCAAGGATATCAGTGTTGTAGAACTCGATCAGATTTCTATCCTCCAAAAACTTGGAAAATATCCTTGTGAAGATGAGCACTACCGGTGGAAATTTTCTGAGGACTGCTCTTTGCTGCAAAGAACTAAATTGTTCTTGGGGAAATTCTCATCTGATCTTTCATGGCTTGTTGTTACATCAGTTTTAAAGCAAGTTGTATTTGACGTAAGGTCAGTGCAAAATAGGATTGTCTATCAAATTGTGGGTGGTGATCATGATAAGGTTTCATTAAATGCTGTAAATTTTAGAGTAGACAATGGAATTTCCACTCCTGTCATATTCCCCTTTGTTCCTGCTGATACTATTGAGGCTGATCCTTTAAATGGCACCAATGAAACTGGACCATTACCATTCTGTGATATTGTGGACTTACGGCGCTCCAAGCGTCGAAATGTACAACCTGATCGTTTCTTTAGCTTAGGTGGCTTTTCAGAGTCGGATATTGGGTCAGTTCGAGCGGGGATACACAAGGTAGACTACTGGAGAAAGGAAGAAATGCCATTGGCATTGCCAGACGAGGGGGACGTGCATTCAATTTTTTCAGAAAAGCATattattgattatgaaaaaGGGGCCCACTCTCTTCAAATAGATTCCTATGAGGATTTCCTTGTCTGCAAAAGCAAGGACAGGTCAAGGGAGGTAAAGCCAATTCTGGCTGCACAAAATGAAGATCAACATCAATTTGCTATTGTTCCTGTGCCTCTCATTATTGAACCAATAGCACATGGAGAAGATCATCTCCATGATGAGACTCCTTGGAATGAGTCAGGAGAGATTGGGGAGATATCTCCCAAGTATTACTGCACAAATGGTGTTCCTAAATTACAGCGTAAGAATATGTCTGATTTATATATGGAGGTCGAGAGCAGATGGGAAGGGAAAGGTCCAATTAGGAAACTCCGAAGAAAAAGGGGTTTTACTATACGTACAAAAACAGAGAGTTATGGTGAAGTAAGACCTCATAAAAAGAGACCCTTCAGTGAACCTGGGTATAAGGAAGTGATAGAAGCTTACATGAAAAACATAGAATCCACAATCAATAAAGAACAGCCACTTGTTATCGACCAATGGAAAGAACTTCAGGTGAGAAATGACTTGAACCAAAGAAGGGACTGCAACTTACCATCTTCGGTTGGGGATGAGGAAGAAAGCTCAGAAACTGAAATGTTGTGGAGAGAAATGGAATTCTCCATTGCATCATCTTATCTTCTAGAAGAAAATGAGGTACGAGTTATGATTGAAAAAATAGCGGGTATAGAATTTCTTCTTGCACCACTCAAtagaattatttcattttgtgtTCCATGGAGACAAGTTTTTCCCTCATGTTTGCCATGGTTGGTAAATATCAGGTTGGTAAGAGATTAAAGTGATTTAAATCATGTAACACTCCATATTgcagtttttataaaattggtggatttttatggattatggCTACTGTTATTCAATCAATGTAATATTTGGTTGCATGACATGCATGGAGTGGAATGTAATGCAATTGTGGGTTTGGAAATTTATGAGTTTCTTAAACAGATAACAATGATTGCAAGTATAACCTGTCATTTGAtggaaaaatttattaaaagaaacaaaaatgaaatttataatgtGTTAGTTAGCTTAATTTCAGCAACTTTCATTAAATTCATGTTCTTATGGCTGAGGCATTTTGTAATGATTTTCAGGGGTCAAATGTTGAAGTCTTGAAGGAGGTTGTGCAAGAATCAAGTAACATTAGCGAACAAGTTTGCCAGCACGAATACATATTGGACGAAGAAATTGGGGTTCTATGTCAGTTATGCGGCTTTGTGAGCACTGAAATAAAAGATGTCTCACCCCCCTTTGTAAGTCAAATTTGAACTCAAGAAGACAATTAGTTCCTACTGCAtctacttgttttctaaaagaTCCTCAAGATGGATGCACGATGTTTATTGACATCTTTGTCAGGCTACATGTGCTGAATATGCAGGGTTAAAGGGACATTTCCCTCttgaaaaaattttagaaagatcATCTGTCCCGGATGATTCTGGAAACGGACGTGTGATTTTCTTTTCGTGTTTTAGTTGTGTACACTACAAGTTTAACCAAAATACCATCTTTAGGCATAAAGCGCCCCTTTTGCCATAGCTAGAGAACTTCTAATGGAATAATGAAATGCTTGTTTTCAAAGATATGTGGAAAAAGGAAGTTTCTCTTTAATAAGTCATgagattttatatattaaaactgGAAATTCTACTACAAAGGCATCCTACCCATAACTTTGCTTCCAGGCCTCAAACATTTTCCACTTTGAAGTCCTTTAGTGGTAACCTCTTTGACAGTTCAAAAAGAGCTTTTTGGTGGTAAAAAAGCTATTGTAAATAGGGCCCTAGGTTATTTAATTAGACTGACTAAGCCTGTAATTCAGTGTGTTCATTAGATGACAGGTCCATATCCCTGCAGATTCAGCTCATAACTTCATGCTACAGTTATATGTAAGTGTACAAATTATCTTGAAACAGAAATGTgattattttcttgtttattcCTCTAGTTTCAACCCACTGGTTGGATCACAAACAAAGAATGGCGTGATGAAGAAAATTCAAAGCGTAAGCAGGCTGTAAATGATGGCTTCAATCTTTTCTCCATTCCTGCTTCCTCTGACACACCCTTGTCAGAAGGAAATGACAATGTGTGGGCCTTAGTACCTGATCTGAGAAAGAAATTACGGTTACACCAGAAGAAAGCTTTTGAGTTTCTATGGAAAAATATTGCTGGCTCTATGGTACCAGCACTAATGGAACAAGAAGTCAAGAGAAGAGGTGGTTGTGTTATTTCTCATTCTCCTGGAGCTGGAAAAACTTTTCTTGTTATCTCGTTCCTGGTGAGCTACTTGAAGTTATTTCCTGGAAAACGGCCTTTGGTCCTTGCTCCAAAGACAACACTCTATACCTGGTACAAAGAAATTATTAAGTGGAAGGTTCCTGTTCCAGTTTATCAAATCCACGGTTGTAGGACCTACAGATATGAAATCTACAAACACAAAGTGGAAACTTCTCCAGGGATTCCAAGACCGAACCAAGATGTTATGCATGTTCTTGATTGCCTAGAGAAAATACAGAAGTGGCATGCACATCCAAGTATTCTTCTCATGGGTTATACCTCGTTTCTGTCATTGATGCGAGAAGATTCAAAGTTTATCCATAGGAGATACATGGGTGAAGTTCTGCGGCAAAGTCCAGGAATTCTTGTACTCGATGAAGGGCACAACCCAAGAAGCACAGGATCAAGGTTAAGGAAAGCTCTGATGAAAGTTAAAACAAACCTGAGAATTTTGCTTTCAGGTACATTGTTTCAGAATAATTTCAGTGAATATTTCAACACCCTTTGCTTAGCAAGACCGAAGTTTGTCAATGAGGTGTTAAGGGAATTGGACCCAAAATTTAAGAGGAACAAGAATCGGAGGAAAAGAAGATACAGTTCAACAGAATCTCGGGCAAGAAAATTCTTCACAGATGAGATTGCAAAGCGAATCAATTCAAATGTGCCAGAAGAACAGATAGAGGGCCTAAACATGTTAAGGAATCTCACTAGTAAATTTATAGATGTGTATGAAGGTGGAAGTTCTGACAACCTACCTGGTTTACAAGTTTACACCTTGTTGATGAAATCAACTACCATACAACAAGAGTTTCTGTCAAAACTTCAGAAGAAAAAGGATGAATATAAAGGATATCCTCTGGAATTGGAGCTTTTGGTAACCCTTGGATCAATACATCCTTGGTTGATCACAACTGCTGCCTGTGCTGATAAATACTTTAGTAGGGAGGAATTGCTGGAGCTTAAGAAGCACAAGGATGATGTGAAGAAGGGGTCAAAAGTGAAATTTGTTCTAAGTCTTGTGAATAGATGTATCATTAGAAAGGAGAAGATTTTGATCTTTTGCCATAACATCTCacccattaatttatttgtagaTATATTTGATAAGCTCTATAAGTGGAAGAAGGGTGAAGATGTTTTGGTCCTTCAAGGGGACCTAGAGCTATTTGAACGGGGCAGAGTGATGGATCAGTTTGAAGAACCGGGTGGTGCCTCAAAAGTACTACTTGCTTCCATTACAGCTTGTGCTGAAGGCATTAGCTTAACTGCAGCTTCACGGGTGATATTGTTGGACACAGAGTGGAATCCTTCAAAGCAAAAGCAAGCTGTTGCACGGGCATTTCGGCCTGGTCAGGAGAGGGTGGTTTATGTCTATCAGCTCTTGGAAACAGACACActggaagaagaaaagaatagtAGGACCAACTGGAAGGAGTGGGTTTCAAGTATGATATTTAGTGAAGCATTTGTGGAGGACCCTTCATGCTGGCAAGCggaaaaaattgaagatgatTTATTAAGGGAGATAGTCGAGGAGGACTGGGCTAAATCAATCCATATGATAATGAAAAACGAGAAAGCTTCAAATGGGTTGATCAGAGGTAAAGAATAGTCTAGATTAAACAATGTAATCTTATTTTCCTCCAAGGAGCCCTCTCcctctttttctcatttgtgTGTACATATTgccctcttctttttttaactaGGAACTGGAAATTAAGATGTGGTTAAAGAAATGTCATTGCAGAATATTCAGCATATCATGGTCATTATGTGTGTGTATTGTATCATTTCAATGTATAATATGCATAATTTTGTGTGTATTCGGAATTCACTTGTGTGATGATTGGCCTGAACTGTTCAGCGGTTTATGGACTTTCTGTGGATCTTGTAACAATAATCTCATTGATAATCATTTTAGCAGTGAAGGCCCTGAATCCTTCATGATTCAGAGATGGATTGTCCCAACTATATAACTTACAGATTTAAAGTCTTTTATTTATGAGGTCAATTACTAGCATAGTTTTTTTTCCAAGTTCCTACTTGGAAAAAGAATATTTTGCTCTATCCATTAAGAGGATAATAGAAAATTTGCAAAGTCCTCAGTGGGCAGAGATTTCCAATTGTGAAAAATAATCTCCAGCAGGAAAAGTCAGTTGATAGTTATCAATCAGATAAGAGGGACTGTAGGGGACTTTGGATCAGTGAAAACCGAAGGTATGCATTGAAATCTCTTTctcaatctcatattttttatttttcataaaagcaCTATCTGTTTTTCACAGGGAAGGCTAACCTGACCTGATGTAGGTGAATTGcctattcttttttcttttttctttatttcatcttcTGTAGATTATGCTGATTATTTTCCCTTCATTTGGATCTAAAACCACCAAAAACTTGAAGTTGAATAATTTCTTTGATTTGGAATCATTCATGCTAAAGGTGATTTGTTTATTCTAGGTTTCTGTCTCTCATATTGCAGACAGGCCTCTATTTTTCTGTTAACCAGTGaagattgttttcatttattatatttgagtaatgataatttagattttatacTTCAAGATATCAATGCTGTAATTTATTAACTATTCATCTATCCTTTATGTAGTTTATATGGTAGTTGGAAATTGTTTAGGAAAGAAACTTTGCTTCGGACTTACTCCGATTGTAAGGGGTTATTCTTTCCACTAGTTGATATTTCAGACAGTATGCAGCTCAGGTGTGCCCACTCATCTTACAACTCTGCTTCGTGGATATTATTATAACTTTTCTAGTactcattatttttaaaagaagcaATCCGTTTTGCTGCTTGATCTTGTTGTTCTGTTGGAAAAAGAACTTCAAATTTGGTTAATTGTTTTGCTTACTAAAAACTAGAGCGAGTATGGGCATGACCTTAATTTCCAAGGCAGTGGTGCAGGCAGTTACAGAGATGAGAATGGTTCGGAATGGTAGCATTAGACTGTTTGGGTGATATGCAGTATTGGTTTGTTTCCCTAACAGCTTAAGCCTGGGAAGTAATTGATAGTTTAACACAGTAACCAAACTTTGGTTTCTAGTAATATCAGTTCAAATCTTTGTTGGTTTACCATTTATTTACACAATTAGTTGCCTGCCTCTTGACATGAGTGTTAGCTTAGGAGAACCTCTTATAGTTGTTTGTCAAGGACTGGAAACAGCCTTCATGGCTTGAAAGTCTATTTTAGCTTCTGAACTGAACAGTACTATAATAACTTTGATCTGTTTATCCTTCTTCTCCCACTCCTATTATGATTAATTCATAGTTCTTCATCACTACATTCATTTCCCTGCAAAATTCCcaaaatgtaagggaaatttCACTCAGAAGTGACATTACAGTTGAAAATGTGAACGaggcatttttctttttttttttttgaagatcaAAAACTTGGGTGATATATTCTTCATAGTTATAATATGCCTAACCGACTTTGATGCTaacgatttttatttttttattttttttttgtgttgctCTAGGTTCTGTTCTAATTTACTGGCTAGAGGGTACTCTCCTCAAGATTTAATCTTTAACTGCCTTCTGTTTGCTTTTATTATGAAGACAGAAAATTCCAGGGAAGCTGTATATGCTAGTGTATATATTCTGCCTAAGACACTAGACCATAGTAATTTGTTAGCTCTCAAATTCTTGGCTAGATTTGCCAATAAAAATCAACAGTAGTCTGCAATTGTTATTTAGTTAGTATTAGTGTTGATGATGAATTGGATTGGCTAACAAAACCAGCTTTCTAGGTATGAGATTTTTATCAACTTGTTTAGTTGGGTTTAAAAACCTCAATTTGAATCCAACGCACTGAATTCATGGGCCGACCTGAACTTATCAGAGAGAACCCAGAATTTTCTCAATGTTATTTTTAGCTAATTTTAGCATTTCATACTGGAGATGCCGTCATATACTCTGCCTGGTACAAAAGTGAAAGGCACCATAGTAAAAATGTAGATGTGGTCTgtttaagaaaaagaagaaccGAAATTAATCTGTTCCTGCATTTTCATGATTATGATGCCGTTCTAGGTATGTATAAGATTATTAAGTACATAGGTATT
This DNA window, taken from Vitis riparia cultivar Riparia Gloire de Montpellier isolate 1030 chromosome 13, EGFV_Vit.rip_1.0, whole genome shotgun sequence, encodes the following:
- the LOC117928629 gene encoding SNF2 domain-containing protein CLASSY 1-like isoform X1, yielding MRKRNLCRNQHPFHAHPFEAFYFGSWQAIELMRIEDGTVALHLAESEYVIEEKSPIPNLRIRPRKATLSDCTCFLRPGTEITVLWTLQQSESSDEENREPVWIDAKISSIERRPHEPECSCQFFVNFYITQDPLGTEKGTLSKDISVVELDQISILQKLGKYPCEDEHYRWKFSEDCSLLQRTKLFLGKFSSDLSWLVVTSVLKQVVFDVRSVQNRIVYQIVGGDHDKVSLNAVNFRVDNGISTPVIFPFVPADTIEADPLNGTNETGPLPFCDIVDLRRSKRRNVQPDRFFSLGGFSESDIGSVRAGIHKVDYWRKEEMPLALPDEGDVHSIFSEKHIIDYEKGAHSLQIDSYEDFLVCKSKDRSREVKPILAAQNEDQHQFAIVPVPLIIEPIAHGEDHLHDETPWNESGEIGEISPKYYCTNGVPKLQRKNMSDLYMEVESRWEGKGPIRKLRRKRGFTIRTKTESYGEVRPHKKRPFSEPGYKEVIEAYMKNIESTINKEQPLVIDQWKELQVRNDLNQRRDCNLPSSVGDEEESSETEMLWREMEFSIASSYLLEENEGSNVEVLKEVVQESSNISEQVCQHEYILDEEIGVLCQLCGFVSTEIKDVSPPFFQPTGWITNKEWRDEENSKRKQAVNDGFNLFSIPASSDTPLSEGNDNVWALVPDLRKKLRLHQKKAFEFLWKNIAGSMVPALMEQEVKRRGGCVISHSPGAGKTFLVISFLVSYLKLFPGKRPLVLAPKTTLYTWYKEIIKWKVPVPVYQIHGCRTYRYEIYKHKVETSPGIPRPNQDVMHVLDCLEKIQKWHAHPSILLMGYTSFLSLMREDSKFIHRRYMGEVLRQSPGILVLDEGHNPRSTGSRLRKALMKVKTNLRILLSGTLFQNNFSEYFNTLCLARPKFVNEVLRELDPKFKRNKNRRKRRYSSTESRARKFFTDEIAKRINSNVPEEQIEGLNMLRNLTSKFIDVYEGGSSDNLPGLQVYTLLMKSTTIQQEFLSKLQKKKDEYKGYPLELELLVTLGSIHPWLITTAACADKYFSREELLELKKHKDDVKKGSKVKFVLSLVNRCIIRKEKILIFCHNISPINLFVDIFDKLYKWKKGEDVLVLQGDLELFERGRVMDQFEEPGGASKVLLASITACAEGISLTAASRVILLDTEWNPSKQKQAVARAFRPGQERVVYVYQLLETDTLEEEKNSRTNWKEWVSSMIFSEAFVEDPSCWQAEKIEDDLLREIVEEDWAKSIHMIMKNEKASNGLIRGKE